Proteins encoded in a region of the Isosphaeraceae bacterium EP7 genome:
- a CDS encoding type I phosphomannose isomerase catalytic subunit gives MDPINWSPLRFEPILKRLIWGGRRLGTVLRKPIGDAADYAESWELSDHREDVSVVADGPLKGTSLRTLVREHADALFGSGKAHPRQFPLLVKFLDANQVLSVQVHPDDALGRRLVDDNGKTEAWVILHAEPGSLIYAGLNEGVTRDQFARAFETGEFEPLLHAFEAKVGQCILIPAGTVHAIGAGVLLAEIQQMSDATFRVHDWHRVGPDGKPRTLHPAQALEATDFQAGPVRPLESAAQPIAGGTRETLASSDYFRMERLTLGAPTQIGSHDRFTIVLGMEGDSVVRKGPDGRPETLKAGETLLLPAALGVCDVEPRGTATILTCVVP, from the coding sequence ATGGACCCGATCAACTGGTCTCCCCTCCGCTTCGAACCCATCCTCAAACGCCTGATCTGGGGCGGCAGGCGACTCGGAACCGTCTTGCGCAAGCCGATCGGCGATGCGGCCGATTACGCCGAAAGCTGGGAACTGTCCGATCACCGAGAAGACGTTAGCGTCGTGGCCGACGGCCCTCTGAAGGGGACTTCCCTGCGGACGCTCGTCCGCGAGCACGCCGACGCGCTCTTCGGCTCCGGCAAAGCCCATCCGCGGCAATTCCCCCTGCTCGTCAAGTTCCTCGACGCCAATCAGGTCCTCTCGGTCCAGGTCCATCCCGACGATGCGCTCGGGCGACGGCTGGTCGACGACAACGGCAAGACCGAGGCCTGGGTGATCCTCCACGCCGAGCCCGGCAGCTTGATCTATGCCGGACTGAACGAAGGAGTGACCCGCGATCAATTCGCCCGGGCCTTCGAGACCGGCGAGTTCGAGCCATTGCTCCATGCGTTCGAGGCCAAAGTTGGCCAGTGCATCCTGATCCCGGCGGGGACCGTCCACGCCATCGGCGCGGGCGTGCTGCTCGCTGAAATCCAGCAGATGTCCGACGCCACGTTCCGCGTCCACGACTGGCACCGGGTGGGCCCCGACGGCAAGCCTCGCACCCTTCACCCGGCCCAGGCGCTGGAAGCCACCGACTTCCAGGCCGGCCCCGTCCGACCTCTCGAATCGGCCGCCCAACCGATCGCCGGAGGTACCCGCGAGACTCTGGCATCCTCCGACTACTTCCGAATGGAGCGGCTCACCCTCGGGGCCCCGACGCAGATCGGCTCGCACGATCGTTTCACGATCGTCCTGGGCATGGAAGGCGACTCGGTCGTCCGCAAAGGTCCCGACGGCCGCCCCGAGACCTTGAAGGCGGGAGAGACCTTGCTGCTGCCGGCGGCGCTCGGAGTCTGCGACGTCGAGCCGCGCGGGACGGCCACCATCTTGACGTGCGTCGTGCCCTGA
- the tatC gene encoding twin-arginine translocase subunit TatC, with protein sequence MPTDQDLFTEENTMASMSFGEHIEELRTRLILGVLGLMVGVVLALVPPFYLGKNVIETMEMPAKVAMEKFYADRARIRQQEAKDVEAESQKKVTPFTPVPFELNPDPNDATPTRMQVEISAADFLGQVGKFIPGLKIPDKSELAGKTLSLPMLFKNSELIGTIATFDEPRSPLVSLAPLETITIFFMVSMVTGLVISSPWVFYQAWAFVAAGLYFHERKYVYRYLPFSLGLFLGGVFLCFFFVLPTTLSFLLEFNVWLGIEPTLRLSEWMSFATILPLVFGLSFQTPLIMLFLERIGVFTVDDYRSKRKMAILIVVVAAAILTPGPDVFSQCMLAVPVMGLYELGILMVAAGKPKTLATTS encoded by the coding sequence ATGCCTACCGATCAAGATCTGTTCACCGAAGAAAACACGATGGCCTCGATGAGCTTCGGCGAGCACATCGAGGAGTTGCGCACACGCCTGATCCTGGGCGTGCTGGGCCTGATGGTGGGGGTCGTCCTGGCCCTCGTGCCGCCGTTCTACCTGGGCAAGAACGTCATCGAGACGATGGAGATGCCCGCCAAGGTGGCGATGGAGAAGTTCTACGCCGACCGGGCCCGGATCCGCCAGCAAGAGGCCAAGGACGTTGAAGCGGAGTCGCAGAAGAAGGTCACGCCCTTCACGCCCGTCCCGTTCGAGCTGAATCCCGACCCCAACGACGCCACCCCGACGCGGATGCAGGTCGAGATCTCGGCGGCCGATTTCCTCGGTCAGGTGGGGAAGTTCATCCCGGGCCTGAAGATCCCCGACAAGAGTGAGCTGGCGGGCAAGACGCTGTCGCTGCCGATGTTGTTCAAGAACTCGGAGTTGATTGGCACGATCGCCACGTTCGATGAGCCGAGGAGCCCGCTGGTCTCGCTGGCCCCGCTGGAGACGATCACCATCTTCTTCATGGTCAGCATGGTGACCGGGCTGGTGATCTCGAGCCCATGGGTGTTCTACCAGGCCTGGGCGTTCGTGGCAGCGGGGCTGTACTTCCACGAGCGGAAGTATGTCTATCGCTACCTGCCGTTCTCGCTCGGCCTGTTCCTGGGCGGAGTCTTCCTCTGTTTCTTCTTCGTGCTGCCGACGACCTTGAGCTTCCTCCTGGAGTTCAACGTCTGGTTGGGCATCGAGCCCACCTTGCGGCTCTCGGAATGGATGAGCTTCGCCACAATCTTGCCGCTGGTCTTCGGCCTGAGCTTCCAGACCCCCTTGATCATGCTGTTCCTGGAACGGATTGGCGTGTTCACGGTGGATGACTACCGGAGCAAGCGGAAGATGGCCATCCTGATCGTGGTCGTCGCCGCGGCGATCCTGACACCCGGGCCCGACGTCTTCAGTCAGTGCATGCTGGCCGTGCCGGTCATGGGCCTTTACGAGCTGGGTATCCTGATGGTGGCGGCCGGAAAGCCGAAGACGCTGGCGACGACTTCTTGA
- the cobA gene encoding uroporphyrinogen-III C-methyltransferase — protein MMGERAGRVDLVGAGPGDPGLLTRRGHEALAGAQVVVYDQLVTTRLLGLAPKAAERIFVGKTAGHCAMPQRQINELLVERAKRGLAVVRLKGGDPFVFGRGAEEAEALRDAGVAFTVVPGVTAAVGVTAYAGIPVTHRDVSSAVALVTGHHDPEAEAEHARLDWQALAGFPGTLVVYMGVSRLAAICRTLIRGGKPESTPAALIQAGTTPGQRVATGTLVSLPDRVAEAGLGAPALFVVGQVVDRRATLAWFETMPLFGLRIVVTRPAAEADHCAAELEALGAEALVAPTVEILPVEDFGPVDDAIGRLAGFDWLVFTSANGVRAFLGRILEIGLDLRVLGSVRLAAIGPATTEALASFHLKADLVPGSFRSEGLAQALEPLVAGGRVLLARADRGRDVLRDVLGRVAYVEQVSVYRNVDAEGFPSDVLERIESGSVDWITLTSSAIVRRLYEQLTQEARSRVGTKIRLASISPLTSEAARSLGWEIAAEASEMSWNGVVEAIRRESPSSSTGDATRG, from the coding sequence ATGATGGGTGAGCGAGCAGGACGGGTTGACCTGGTCGGGGCCGGGCCGGGCGACCCGGGGTTGCTAACCCGGCGTGGGCACGAGGCCCTGGCCGGGGCCCAGGTGGTCGTCTATGACCAGCTGGTGACGACCCGCCTGCTCGGCCTCGCCCCGAAGGCCGCCGAGCGCATTTTCGTCGGAAAGACGGCCGGTCATTGCGCCATGCCGCAGCGGCAGATCAACGAGCTGCTCGTCGAGCGTGCCAAACGCGGCCTTGCGGTGGTCCGGCTCAAGGGGGGCGACCCCTTCGTCTTCGGCAGGGGCGCCGAGGAGGCCGAGGCCCTGCGAGACGCCGGGGTGGCCTTCACCGTCGTCCCCGGCGTGACCGCGGCCGTCGGCGTGACGGCCTACGCCGGGATCCCCGTCACCCACCGGGATGTCTCATCGGCCGTTGCGCTGGTCACCGGGCACCATGACCCCGAGGCCGAGGCCGAGCATGCCAGGCTCGACTGGCAGGCGCTGGCCGGGTTCCCGGGCACCCTGGTCGTCTACATGGGCGTCAGCCGGCTCGCCGCAATCTGTCGGACCTTGATCCGCGGCGGCAAGCCCGAGTCCACACCGGCGGCCCTGATCCAGGCGGGCACGACTCCGGGTCAGCGTGTGGCGACGGGGACTTTGGTCAGCCTACCTGATCGGGTGGCCGAGGCCGGGCTAGGGGCGCCCGCCCTGTTCGTCGTGGGGCAGGTCGTCGATCGTCGGGCCACCCTGGCCTGGTTCGAGACCATGCCCCTTTTCGGCCTGCGGATCGTGGTGACCCGCCCGGCCGCCGAGGCCGACCATTGCGCCGCCGAACTGGAAGCACTGGGAGCCGAGGCCCTGGTGGCACCAACGGTCGAGATCCTGCCCGTCGAGGACTTCGGGCCGGTGGACGATGCCATCGGCCGGCTCGCTGGGTTCGATTGGCTGGTCTTCACCTCAGCCAACGGGGTGCGGGCGTTCCTGGGGCGGATCCTGGAGATTGGCCTGGACTTACGCGTCCTGGGCTCGGTCCGGCTGGCGGCGATCGGTCCGGCGACGACCGAGGCCCTCGCCTCGTTCCACCTCAAGGCCGACCTGGTCCCGGGTTCGTTTCGTTCAGAGGGACTTGCCCAGGCGCTTGAACCGCTGGTAGCCGGCGGGCGGGTCTTGCTCGCCAGGGCCGACCGGGGCAGGGACGTGCTGAGAGACGTCCTGGGGCGGGTCGCATACGTCGAACAAGTTTCTGTTTATCGAAATGTCGATGCCGAAGGCTTCCCTTCCGATGTCCTGGAACGCATCGAGTCGGGGTCGGTCGACTGGATTACGCTCACGAGCTCGGCGATTGTCAGACGCTTGTACGAACAGCTCACCCAAGAGGCCCGGTCGCGAGTCGGGACGAAGATCCGACTCGCGAGCATCAGTCCACTGACGAGCGAGGCCGCACGCTCGCTGGGATGGGAAATTGCGGCCGAGGCCAGCGAAATGAGCTGGAACGGGGTCGTGGAGGCGATCCGGCGAGAAAGCCCTTCCTCATCGACGGGGGATGCGACGAGGGGCTGA
- a CDS encoding Hsp20/alpha crystallin family protein — translation MNRPTWQRRDLSFPFQGLQTELNRLFDEYWQPQGQQTPRASTAVDRNSWRPNVDLDETPQEWLLSVDLPGVDPSTIDLSVSGDVLTIKGERTLSHPAGGQARNRERVSGPFSRQITLGEGVDSENVQAEARHGVLYIRMPRRQAAKPRTIPVQHG, via the coding sequence ATGAATCGACCCACCTGGCAGCGTCGCGACTTGTCGTTCCCCTTTCAGGGGTTGCAGACCGAGCTGAACCGATTGTTCGACGAGTACTGGCAGCCTCAGGGCCAGCAGACCCCACGCGCCTCGACCGCCGTGGACCGGAATTCATGGCGGCCCAATGTTGACCTTGATGAAACCCCCCAGGAGTGGTTGCTCAGCGTCGACCTGCCCGGGGTCGACCCCAGCACGATCGACCTGTCCGTCTCCGGCGACGTGCTGACCATCAAGGGTGAGCGGACGCTCTCTCACCCCGCGGGCGGCCAGGCCCGGAACCGGGAACGCGTCAGCGGCCCATTCTCAAGGCAGATCACCCTGGGTGAAGGAGTCGACTCCGAAAACGTCCAGGCCGAGGCCCGCCACGGCGTGCTCTATATTCGAATGCCTCGCCGCCAGGCTGCAAAGCCGAGGACGATCCCCGTCCAGCATGGATGA
- a CDS encoding Hsp20/alpha crystallin family protein codes for MKFDFQPVRISVLRVPPGPIEPTTEPRRARSTAWGSGHGSDHQNPQVDIHEGPDGLILEADLPGVSDDSVTIQLEDNILNLEARVTFSVPEGAVALHEEFPSTSFKRSFILSDEVDRSRISAELKNGVLRLFLPKADRARTRRIEIKMS; via the coding sequence ATGAAATTCGACTTTCAGCCCGTCCGAATCTCCGTCCTCCGCGTCCCGCCCGGGCCGATCGAGCCCACCACCGAACCTCGGCGGGCACGTTCGACGGCTTGGGGTTCCGGTCACGGGTCCGACCACCAAAATCCCCAGGTCGACATCCATGAAGGCCCCGATGGGCTCATCCTGGAGGCCGACCTTCCGGGTGTCTCCGACGACTCGGTGACCATCCAGCTTGAGGACAACATCCTCAACCTGGAGGCGAGGGTGACGTTCAGCGTCCCCGAAGGAGCCGTCGCGCTCCACGAAGAGTTCCCCTCGACCAGCTTCAAGCGGTCGTTCATCCTGAGCGACGAGGTCGACCGGTCGCGGATCTCCGCTGAGCTCAAGAACGGCGTCCTGCGTCTGTTCCTTCCGAAGGCCGACCGGGCCCGTACGCGTCGGATCGAGATCAAAATGTCCTGA
- a CDS encoding Hsp20/alpha crystallin family protein, whose product MSRLNSQGRWDPFREIQREVSRIIETFEVPTAWGSPRPFPPVNLYDAGTHYLLTAQLAGVASDDLDLSITGDTLILCGERKRSSGASEEHYRRQERPVGRWSRTITLPDRVEASAVSAAFSSGILTITLPKSEGSLPRQIRISSASEDIPNQGVGQSHEDSHEAGHLA is encoded by the coding sequence ATGAGCCGTCTCAATTCTCAGGGCCGATGGGATCCCTTTCGCGAGATCCAGCGCGAAGTCAGTCGGATCATCGAGACCTTCGAGGTTCCGACCGCCTGGGGTTCTCCAAGGCCGTTTCCCCCGGTCAATTTGTATGACGCGGGAACGCATTATTTGCTGACCGCCCAGCTCGCGGGAGTTGCCTCGGACGACCTCGATCTCTCGATCACCGGCGACACCCTGATTTTGTGCGGGGAGCGGAAGCGTTCGAGCGGAGCATCCGAAGAGCACTATCGCCGTCAGGAACGTCCGGTCGGTCGCTGGTCCCGGACGATCACCCTGCCGGATCGCGTCGAAGCATCGGCCGTCTCGGCGGCATTCTCGTCGGGGATTTTGACCATCACCCTGCCCAAGTCGGAGGGGAGCCTGCCGAGGCAGATTCGGATTTCCTCCGCGTCCGAGGACATCCCGAATCAAGGGGTCGGTCAATCCCACGAAGACTCTCACGAGGCCGGCCATCTCGCGTGA
- a CDS encoding M56 family metallopeptidase, with translation MQELVDRLGSFLLISLLSAAILLSMVIVAMICCRQPSRRRAIARAGIVAALSLPPLAAFCPSLSFSIKPAAAGLATTFLSSIHADTRLDVTRTLVHSFFERRIANPWISNLTRGLTLGYLIAAIAAVGSLVLGFWALGFVIRRSNSPSDETSRVYRSLKGETAENAPDLRVSSRLRRPVLAGILRPTILIPSEMDRVADVSRLRLSLLHELAHARTHDTLFASLAAAARGLYFPLPQVWWISAQLRLDQELLADRRASVDFGGSLDYGSSLLGLAEALAGQSARESVGPASTTLSPASRTKGSQQPESSPLAPRLLMLIRAPFPVELVPPRWWRRTLVIVACLMTVLASRFTLEDVRMPLDGSYDSTLQVFTASRLEIPGGSGYPGQGQPRYDLPLVLPGNFRLSARIFASDQDLKKIELLGHRLSTPPPVPNLIEPKESPSWRDVRLKRDGAQIALWVDEQSVPADGRDTTERLSILPSEDESLLIEDLWVHW, from the coding sequence ATGCAGGAGTTGGTCGACCGGCTCGGTTCTTTTCTTCTCATCAGCTTACTGTCGGCGGCGATTCTGCTGTCGATGGTCATCGTTGCCATGATCTGTTGCCGTCAACCCTCCAGGCGTCGAGCGATCGCCAGGGCGGGGATCGTTGCTGCGCTCTCACTTCCCCCGCTCGCCGCGTTCTGCCCATCACTCTCGTTTTCCATAAAGCCTGCGGCTGCTGGGCTGGCGACGACGTTCCTGAGCAGCATTCATGCCGATACTCGCCTCGACGTAACCCGGACTCTCGTCCATTCCTTCTTCGAGCGTCGGATCGCCAACCCCTGGATCTCGAATCTGACCCGGGGTCTGACCCTGGGATACCTGATCGCCGCCATCGCCGCCGTCGGGTCTCTCGTCCTCGGCTTCTGGGCACTCGGCTTTGTCATCCGGCGGTCCAACTCTCCGTCAGACGAAACGTCTCGCGTCTACCGGTCGCTCAAGGGCGAAACGGCTGAGAACGCGCCCGATTTGCGCGTTTCGTCGAGGCTGCGTCGGCCAGTTCTCGCCGGGATACTTCGGCCAACCATCCTGATCCCTTCCGAGATGGATCGGGTCGCGGACGTCTCTCGCCTTCGCCTGAGCCTCCTCCATGAGTTGGCCCACGCCCGGACACACGACACGCTCTTCGCCTCGCTGGCCGCCGCGGCGCGGGGACTCTACTTCCCGCTGCCCCAGGTCTGGTGGATCTCGGCACAACTTCGCCTGGACCAGGAACTTCTGGCCGATCGCCGGGCTTCGGTCGATTTCGGCGGGTCGCTCGACTATGGGTCTTCACTCCTGGGACTCGCGGAGGCTCTCGCCGGTCAATCGGCGCGGGAATCCGTCGGCCCGGCCAGCACCACCCTGAGCCCGGCAAGTCGAACGAAAGGGTCGCAGCAACCCGAATCTTCGCCCCTGGCCCCCAGGCTCCTGATGCTCATCCGGGCTCCATTCCCGGTGGAGCTCGTTCCACCACGCTGGTGGAGACGGACCCTGGTCATCGTGGCCTGCCTGATGACCGTGCTCGCAAGTCGGTTCACGCTCGAAGACGTCCGCATGCCGCTCGACGGTTCCTACGACTCGACGTTGCAGGTCTTCACAGCCAGCAGGCTCGAAATTCCGGGAGGTTCAGGATATCCGGGCCAGGGCCAGCCTCGATACGACTTACCGCTCGTCCTACCCGGCAACTTCCGCCTCTCGGCCCGGATTTTCGCGTCCGATCAGGACCTGAAGAAAATCGAGCTCCTCGGCCATCGACTCTCCACTCCGCCTCCCGTGCCCAATCTGATCGAACCTAAAGAGTCGCCAAGCTGGCGTGATGTCCGCCTCAAACGCGATGGTGCACAAATCGCCCTCTGGGTCGACGAACAGTCGGTCCCCGCCGACGGCCGCGATACGACCGAGCGACTTTCCATACTCCCCTCCGAGGATGAATCTCTGCTGATCGAAGATCTCTGGGTCCACTGGTAA
- a CDS encoding BlaI/MecI/CopY family transcriptional regulator, with translation MRKGQMVTDRELEILKILWVRERASVREVQDDLNKTSEPVAYSTVQTLLNIMEEKKGLVRHVVEGRTFIYTPKMTSDRTIGELTRRFVDRVFDGAIDRLMVALLDSKSPDPAELERLRVMIDGARLTAAQETSAPNPEVNTAGDRQVMNEPVAYSAID, from the coding sequence GTGCGTAAGGGCCAAATGGTCACCGACCGCGAGTTAGAAATCCTGAAAATCCTCTGGGTACGTGAGCGGGCCAGCGTTCGAGAGGTTCAGGATGACCTGAACAAGACGAGCGAGCCGGTCGCCTACAGCACCGTTCAGACCCTCCTGAACATCATGGAAGAAAAGAAAGGCCTCGTCCGTCACGTCGTCGAGGGGCGGACCTTCATCTACACCCCTAAGATGACGTCGGATCGGACGATCGGCGAATTGACGCGACGATTCGTCGACCGAGTCTTCGACGGCGCCATCGACAGGCTGATGGTTGCCCTGCTCGACTCCAAGTCGCCCGATCCCGCCGAGCTCGAACGGCTCCGCGTCATGATTGACGGCGCCAGACTGACCGCCGCGCAAGAGACCAGCGCTCCTAATCCAGAGGTCAACACCGCGGGTGACCGGCAGGTCATGAACGAACCCGTCGCATATTCTGCGATCGACTAA
- a CDS encoding uracil-DNA glycosylase family protein — protein MQSIDQLIEATRLEAARAPFPVDTEVYEKAGKNPGEPVLYAGSLAARVAIMGRDLGKDEVAAGQPLIGAGGRLVRGGIYRAIHNAEPPAKDKGLESVLDHVLLTNTVPFKPPGNKAYPDKVKERFRPLVASLLVEHFTGRKILTLGTEAFRWYSCYAADGVFDEFWARADRYEADLDCTIRVDTPDGTRTKVVTISPLPHPSPLNQRWYKLFPGLLARRLATALTGPGTG, from the coding sequence ATGCAATCAATCGACCAGCTCATCGAGGCCACGCGCCTGGAGGCGGCACGAGCCCCCTTCCCCGTTGATACCGAAGTCTATGAGAAGGCTGGCAAGAACCCCGGTGAGCCGGTGCTCTACGCTGGGTCGCTCGCCGCGCGAGTGGCAATCATGGGCAGAGACCTCGGCAAGGATGAGGTCGCCGCGGGCCAGCCGCTCATCGGCGCCGGCGGCAGGCTAGTCCGGGGGGGAATCTACCGGGCGATTCACAACGCGGAGCCCCCTGCGAAGGACAAGGGCCTGGAGTCAGTCCTCGACCACGTGCTCCTCACCAACACGGTCCCGTTCAAGCCGCCGGGGAACAAAGCCTATCCGGACAAGGTCAAGGAGCGGTTCCGCCCGCTCGTCGCCTCCCTGCTCGTCGAGCATTTCACCGGCAGGAAGATCTTGACGCTCGGCACGGAGGCTTTTCGATGGTACTCATGCTATGCTGCCGACGGGGTCTTCGACGAGTTTTGGGCCCGTGCGGATCGGTACGAGGCCGACCTGGATTGCACGATCCGGGTCGACACGCCCGATGGCACGAGGACCAAGGTGGTCACCATCTCGCCGCTCCCCCATCCATCTCCGCTCAACCAGCGTTGGTATAAACTGTTTCCAGGCCTCCTGGCCCGACGGCTCGCTACGGCTCTGACGGGCCCCGGCACGGGCTGA
- the cimA gene encoding citramalate synthase encodes MTRISVYDTTLRDGSQGEGVNFSLQDKLLITARLDKLGVDYIEGGYPLSNPKDAAYFRAVRDLELTHAKVVAFGMTRRRDISASSDVGLKALVDSGSQVVTVVGKSWDLHAREILGVSLEENIRMIADSVAFLAANVPEVVYDAEHFFDGYKRNPEYALSTIRAAAEAGASWIVLCDTNGGTLPEQVAEAVGRVRKLISVPLGIHPHNDSELAVANTLAAVRSGATQVQGTINGIGERCGNVDLCSVVANLALKYEGYDLLKPSSLALLTEVSRFVYETANMNFKPGQPFVGSSAFAHKGGMHVHGVRKLASSYEHVEPETVGNERRILVSELSGKSNIAEKLAEYDLLHDPALMAKVLDRVQDMENEGYQFEAAEASFVLLVEKLAGRYTPRFERCGYHVSVAGRGDDLTVTEATVKLRVGDSTEHTVSEGDGPVNALDGALRKALGRHFPRLAEMQLVDYKVRVINEREGTAARVRVVIESRDAGEVWGTVGVSENVIEASWNALVDAFEHKISKDARDGKATAPEATELASAR; translated from the coding sequence ATGACTCGGATCTCGGTTTATGATACGACGTTACGAGATGGCAGCCAGGGCGAAGGGGTCAACTTTTCGCTCCAGGACAAGCTGCTGATCACGGCCCGTCTGGACAAGCTCGGCGTCGATTACATCGAAGGGGGCTATCCCCTCTCCAACCCCAAGGATGCCGCCTACTTCCGCGCCGTCCGCGACCTGGAGCTGACACATGCCAAGGTCGTCGCCTTCGGTATGACCCGCCGACGGGACATCTCGGCAAGCTCCGACGTCGGGCTCAAGGCCCTGGTCGACTCGGGCTCGCAGGTCGTCACGGTCGTCGGCAAGAGCTGGGACCTGCATGCACGCGAGATCCTGGGGGTCTCGCTCGAAGAGAACATCCGGATGATTGCCGACTCGGTCGCCTTCCTCGCGGCCAACGTGCCCGAGGTCGTCTACGACGCCGAGCACTTCTTCGACGGCTACAAGCGGAACCCCGAGTACGCCCTGTCGACGATCCGCGCGGCGGCCGAGGCCGGGGCGTCCTGGATCGTGCTCTGCGACACCAATGGCGGGACCCTGCCCGAGCAGGTTGCCGAGGCCGTCGGCCGGGTTCGCAAGCTGATCAGCGTGCCGCTCGGCATCCACCCGCACAACGACAGCGAGCTTGCGGTGGCCAATACGCTTGCGGCAGTCCGCAGCGGTGCAACGCAGGTGCAGGGGACGATCAACGGAATCGGCGAGCGGTGCGGCAACGTCGACCTTTGCAGCGTCGTGGCCAACCTGGCCTTGAAATATGAAGGGTACGACCTGCTGAAGCCGTCGAGCCTGGCGCTCCTGACCGAGGTTTCGAGGTTCGTCTACGAGACGGCCAACATGAACTTCAAGCCGGGCCAGCCCTTCGTCGGGTCGAGTGCCTTCGCCCACAAGGGGGGGATGCACGTCCATGGGGTCAGGAAGCTGGCATCGAGCTACGAGCATGTTGAGCCCGAGACCGTCGGCAACGAGCGGCGGATCCTGGTGAGCGAGCTTTCCGGCAAGTCGAACATCGCCGAGAAGCTGGCCGAGTACGACCTTCTGCACGACCCCGCCCTGATGGCCAAGGTGCTGGACCGAGTGCAGGACATGGAGAACGAGGGCTACCAGTTCGAGGCCGCCGAGGCCTCGTTCGTGCTGCTGGTGGAGAAGCTCGCGGGCCGCTACACCCCCCGATTCGAACGGTGCGGGTACCACGTGAGCGTTGCGGGACGGGGTGACGATCTGACCGTGACCGAGGCGACGGTGAAGCTGAGGGTCGGGGATTCGACCGAGCACACCGTCAGCGAGGGGGACGGCCCGGTCAACGCGCTCGACGGGGCCCTGCGTAAGGCCCTCGGGCGGCACTTCCCGCGGCTCGCCGAGATGCAGCTGGTCGACTACAAGGTGCGCGTGATCAACGAGCGCGAGGGGACCGCCGCCCGGGTGCGGGTGGTCATCGAGAGCCGCGACGCGGGCGAGGTCTGGGGGACGGTCGGGGTGTCGGAGAACGTCATCGAGGCGAGCTGGAACGCCCTGGTCGACGCCTTCGAGCACAAGATCTCCAAGGATGCTCGGGACGGGAAGGCGACAGCGCCCGAGGCCACCGAGCTGGCAAGCGCCCGATGA
- a CDS encoding class I SAM-dependent methyltransferase produces the protein MSKMTPEQIRERFDADVERFSNLETGQTATIDAPLVLDLITRAAAAATPGARSALDVGCGAGNYTLKLLERLPNLDVTLVDLSWPMLDRAAQRVGAATTGKVETIQGDVREIDLGEGRHDVIMAAMVLHHLRSEREWLDVLGKFRKALKPGGSLWIADLVVHAIPSIHELMWARYGEYLAALRDEAYRDHVFAYIEREDTPASLVDQLGWLRAAGFDRVEVLHKNSCFAAFGAIA, from the coding sequence ATGAGCAAGATGACCCCCGAGCAGATCCGCGAGCGGTTCGACGCCGACGTCGAGCGGTTCTCCAACCTGGAGACCGGCCAGACGGCGACCATCGATGCACCGCTCGTGCTCGACCTGATCACCAGGGCCGCAGCGGCCGCGACGCCCGGGGCCCGCTCGGCCCTGGACGTCGGCTGCGGCGCGGGGAATTACACGCTCAAGCTGCTGGAGCGGCTGCCGAACCTGGATGTCACTCTCGTCGACCTGAGCTGGCCGATGCTCGACCGGGCCGCCCAGCGGGTTGGCGCGGCGACGACGGGTAAGGTCGAGACGATCCAGGGGGACGTCCGCGAGATCGACCTGGGCGAGGGGCGACACGACGTCATCATGGCGGCGATGGTGCTGCACCACCTGCGGTCGGAACGCGAGTGGCTCGACGTCCTCGGCAAGTTCCGCAAGGCGTTGAAGCCCGGCGGGTCGCTCTGGATCGCCGATCTGGTGGTTCACGCGATCCCCTCAATTCATGAACTGATGTGGGCCCGATACGGCGAATATCTCGCCGCCCTGCGAGACGAGGCCTACCGCGACCACGTCTTCGCCTACATCGAGCGCGAGGACACGCCGGCGTCGCTGGTCGACCAGCTCGGCTGGCTGCGTGCGGCCGGGTTCGATCGGGTCGAGGTCCTGCACAAGAACTCCTGCTTCGCGGCGTTTGGCGCCATTGCCTGA